In the Acropora muricata isolate sample 2 chromosome 1, ASM3666990v1, whole genome shotgun sequence genome, one interval contains:
- the LOC136927933 gene encoding uncharacterized protein — protein MDTLTVNFPKSETATSKREVLKNLAKVYDPLGLATPLTLQGKLIYREICNLKVPWDAQLSKQLVKKVGSWEQSLPTGVTVPRPVAHYREPVADLQLHAFGDASTHGVGAAVYAVIRQPSGTTQRLVAAKGRLAKLVPRLELVSAHMATNLVINVQNTLTHLPSPKVYAWLDSTVALHWILGNGLYKQFVDNQVKKIHEHPEIQWRHVPTDENPADLASRGGRIKELWWNGPEWLSNEIYWPPNLVTSASTALEEEAKVIRELLNTVQTEEAIDMLDELLEKRDLRRALRVAAWVTRFVHNCRRRKKLTGTLMKNEIDEVKQRWILLVQHRDRLKPHYEQTQKQLNFQVNPLGLIECRGRIQEKYPIYLPRSAVFTRKLVQKIHCETLHGGVCWTMAAVRERYWIPKLRSLVKSVRSECHGCKRFTTTPFSPPMPGPLPEDRTTVATAFEVVGTDFAGPIRYKQRNKREGKAYLAVFTCSLSRAVHLELLPSLLTDKYIQCLKRLIARRGRPRVIYSDNGGTFVKTSKWARKLRKDERLQGLLDEYEIKWKFNLSRAPWWGGQFELLIGVIKMAMYKVIGGGVLTWDQLSEVLLDVETQINRQPLSYVEDDVKLPILTPSTFLFQRASELPQQETWRITDRDLRKRAKFLKTCKDNLWRRWKREYLTALRERHNLTHKASKFQPKVGDVVIIKTDNKNRGTWPLAVVTGIYPGKDGIVRAVELKTAHGTLERPTQHLYPLELTCDSAKERATSVPSVQLNPSAPLFRPRQDAAVAARTRIQELKTYDHEK, from the coding sequence ATGGATACACTGACGGTAAACTTTCCGAAGAGCGAGACCGCAACGAGCAAGAGAGAAGTGCTGAAGAACCTGGCCAAAGTGTATGATCCCCTGGGCCTGGCCACACCACTCACCTTGCAAGGAAAGTTGATCTACCGGGAAATTTGCAATCTCAAGGTACCATGGGATGCCCAACTCAGTAAACAGCTTGTCAAGAAAGTGGGAAGTTGGGAACAGAGTCTTCCAACCGGAGTAACCGTGCCACGTCCTGTGGCACACTACAGAGAGCCAGTGGCGGACCTACAGCTGCACGCCTTCGGTGACGCAAGCACACATGGAGTAGGTGCTGCCGTCTACGCTGTTATACGACAACCAAGCGGGACAACGCAACGATTAGTCGCAGCTAAGGGTCGGTTGGCTAAACTGGTACCACGTCTTGAGTTGGTCTCCGCCCACATGGCAACGAACCTCGTGATCAATGTACAAAACACCTTAACGCACCTGCCCAGTCCTAAAGTTTATGCCTGGCTAGACAGTACAGTTGCCCTCCACTGGATCCTTGGAAACGGTCTGTATAAACAGTTCGTCGACAACCaagtaaagaaaatacatgaaCATCCAGAGATCCAATGGAGGCATGTACCAACAGATGAGAATCCAGCAGATTTAGCGAGCAGGGGCGGAAGAATCAAGGAACTGTGGTGGAATGGACCTGAATGGCTGTCCAACGAGATATATTGGCCACCGAACTTGGTGACGTCTGCATCAACAGCCTTAGAAGAAGAAGCCAAAGTGATCCGAGAGCTTCTCAATACAGTTCAAACTGAAGAAGCAATCGACATGTTGGACGAATTACTGGAAAAGAGGGACTTGCGCCGTGCCCTGCGAGTAGCAGCCTGGGTTACAAGGTTCGTACACAACtgcagaagaagaaagaagctCACCGGAACCTTAATGAAGAATGAAATAGACGAAGTAAAACAAAGATGGATCCTACTTGTACAACATCGGGATCGACTTAAGCCGCACTATGAGCAAACCCAGAAGCAACTCAACTTCCAAGTCAACCCTCTCGGCCTAATTGAATGCCGTGGAAGAATACAGGAAAAGTATCCGATCTACCTGCCCAGAAGCGCCGTTTTCACTCGGAAATTGGTGCAGAAAATACATTGTGAAACACTCCATGGTGGCGTCTGTTGGACTATGGCGGCCGTTCGAGAACGTTACTGGATTCCAAAACTGAGAAGTCTAGTAAAGTCAGTACGAAGCGAGTGTCATGGATGTAAGAGATTTACCACCACACCGTTCTCCCCTCCAATGCCAGGTCCACTCCCGGAGGATCGCACTACAGTCGCGACAGCATTTGAAGTCGTTGGGACGGATTTTGCTGGACCAATCAGGTACAAGCAAAGGAACAAAAGAGAAGGAAAGGCGTACTTAGCAGTCTTCACATGTAGCCTGTCGAGAGCGGTACATCTGGAATTACTGCCAAGCCTGTTAACCGACAAGTACATCCAGTGTTTGAAGCGTCTAATAGCTCGGCGAGGCAGACCACGGGTAATCTACTCTGACAACGGAGGTACCTTCGTCAAGACTAGCAAATGGGCGCGCAAGTTGCGGAAGGACGAACGCCTTCAAGGTCTCCTTGATGAGTACGAAATCAAAtggaaattcaatttaagtCGTGCGCCATGGTGGGGTGGACAATTTGAGCTTTTGATCGGAGTGATAAAGATGGCCATGTACAAAGTGATCGGGGGAGGAGTGCTAACCTGGGACCAACTTAGCGAGGTGTTACTCGATGTAGAAACCCAAATAAATCGACAGCCGTTGAGTTATGTGGAAGATGATGTGAAACTACCGATCCTCACCCCCTCAACATTCTTGTTCCAGCGAGCAAGCGAGCTACCGCAGCAGGAAACATGGCGAATCACAGATCGGGACCTTCGCAAACGGGCCAAGTTCCTTAAAACCTGCAAGGATAACCTGTGGAGACGGTGGAAGAGAGAGTACTTGACGGCTCTGAGGGAACGTCACAACTTAACTCACAAAGCAAGCAAGTTTCAACCCAAGGTCGGAGATGTGGTCATTATCAAAACTGACAACAAGAACCGTGGAACCTGGCCGCTTGCAGTTGTGACTGGAATTTACCCTGGGAAAGATGGTATTGTCCGTGCTGTCGAGCTTAAGACCGCGCACGGAACATTGGAGCGCCCTACTCAACACCTTTACCCGCTGGAGTTGACTTGTGACAGCGCTAAGGAGAGAGCCACAAGCGTTCCTTCTGTACAATTAAACCCTTCGGCGCCACTTTTCAGACCAAGACAGGATGCAGCAGTGGCCGCGAGAACTCGAATTCAGGAACTGAAGACTTatgaccatgagaaatag